In Anthonomus grandis grandis chromosome 6, icAntGran1.3, whole genome shotgun sequence, one DNA window encodes the following:
- the LOC126737755 gene encoding sialin-like isoform X1 — protein sequence MPGSEEEHPKVQFFCNPLYCRCGRYHFPQRIILAFLLHICLQNNLTSRIVLNVAIVEIMKENSVKVGKAACPEYIQHHTVNFTKSQVNGAKKQHAWPSDAKSILLVSFYLGYLISQIPGGWISDKFGARYVLIGSVTITTIGTGVFPVMTNRWGWMTGVALRFFLGAAHGPCLPAISSLVNAWIPLNERHLWGSIAFSGSNLGNLLGNTISGVLIDTFWWDVAFYFWAAYSLLYLIFVVLLLYSYPEMHPFIMTKEVEYIQQMGAGEAAVKKKDLRTPWKKILMNRPYWANVLAQFGHNLIYIPLVTYLPTYMSDILQFDAEQNGLSSAMPFVCLWITSLILASTACYFLRCMSEKFFVTFFGAGCNVASSIFLLGAGYSGCNRYLAIALFNFCMIIKAFYYVTLPMNIANLSKHYGGIMFGISNTVGAISGIIGNVNIGILLKENQFHEWQTAFWITFGICVVTTIIFAIFGSTERQSFDYEESDERASTKATNTADDIK from the exons ATGCCCGGTTCTGAGGAAGAACACCCAAAAGTCCAGTTTTTTTGCAACCCTCTATACTGTCGATGTGGTC GCTATCATTTTCCCCAAAGAATCATACTTGCATTTTTGCTACATATTTgtctacaaaataatttaacgtCCAGAATAGTACTCAATGTAGCAATAGTAGaaattatgaaagaaaatagTGTAAAAGTAGGTAAGGCTGCTTGTCCTGAGTATATACAACATCACACTGTCAATTTTACCAAATCTCAg GTAAATGGTGCTAAGAAGCAGCATGCATGGCCAAGTGACGCGAAATCCATCTTACTTGTGTCGTTTTATTTGGGTTACTTAATATCTCAGATACCTGGAGGATGGATATCAGATAAATTTGGAGCAAGATATGTATTAATAGGATCTGTCACTATTACAACTATCGGAACTGGAGTTTTTCCTGTAATGACAAACCGATGGGGTTGGATGACAGGAGTTGCACTTCGGTTTTTTCTTGGAGCCGCTCAC GGTCCATGTTTGCCAGCGATAAGTTCTCTCGTAAATGCTTGGATACCTCTTAATGAACGACATTTGTGGGGAAGCATTGCGTTCTCAGGATCCAACCTAGGTAATCTCCTAGGAAATACTATTAGTGGGGTCTTGATAGACACATTTTGGTGGGATGTCGCATTTTACTTTTGGGCGGCATACTCGCTGCTGTACttgatttttgttgttttgctCCTATACTCTTATCCCGAAATGCACCCGTTTATAATGACGAAAGAGGTAGAATATATTCAGCAAATGGGAG ccGGTGAAGCGGCAGTAAAAAAGAAAGATCTTAGAACACCATGGAAAAAAATTCTGATGAACAGACCTTACTGGGCTAATGTACTTGCCCAATTTggtcataatttaatatacatCCCCTTAGTCACTTATTTACCAACCTATATGAGTGATATTCTGCAGTTTGACGCTGAACAAAATGGACTTTCTTCTGCGATGCCTTTTGTATGCCTGTGGATAACATCCTTAATTTTAGCATCGACTGCTTGTTACTTTTTAAGATGTATGTctgaaaaattttttgttacattttttggGGCAGGat GCAATGTGGCTTCATCAATATTTCTATTGGGAGCCGGATACTCAGGTTGTAACAGGTACTTAGCTATCGCACTGTTCAacttttgtatgattattaaggCTTTCTATTACGTCACTTTACCTATGAACATTGCCAATCTTTCTAAACATTATGGAGGGATTATGTTTGGAATTTCTAACACAGTTGGTGCAATTAGCGGTATCATAGGAAATGTGAATATTGGGATTTTACTAAAAgag AATCAATTTCACGAATGGCAAACCGCTTTTTGGATAACATTTGGAATCTGTGTAGTGACAacaataatatttgctattttTGGTTCTACTGAAAGGCAAAGTTTTGACTATGAAGAGTCGGATGAGCGAGCATCAACGAAAGCTACAAATACAGCAGATGACATTAAATAG
- the LOC126737755 gene encoding sialin-like isoform X2, which translates to MKENSVKVGKAACPEYIQHHTVNFTKSQVNGAKKQHAWPSDAKSILLVSFYLGYLISQIPGGWISDKFGARYVLIGSVTITTIGTGVFPVMTNRWGWMTGVALRFFLGAAHGPCLPAISSLVNAWIPLNERHLWGSIAFSGSNLGNLLGNTISGVLIDTFWWDVAFYFWAAYSLLYLIFVVLLLYSYPEMHPFIMTKEVEYIQQMGAGEAAVKKKDLRTPWKKILMNRPYWANVLAQFGHNLIYIPLVTYLPTYMSDILQFDAEQNGLSSAMPFVCLWITSLILASTACYFLRCMSEKFFVTFFGAGCNVASSIFLLGAGYSGCNRYLAIALFNFCMIIKAFYYVTLPMNIANLSKHYGGIMFGISNTVGAISGIIGNVNIGILLKENQFHEWQTAFWITFGICVVTTIIFAIFGSTERQSFDYEESDERASTKATNTADDIK; encoded by the exons atgaaagaaaatagTGTAAAAGTAGGTAAGGCTGCTTGTCCTGAGTATATACAACATCACACTGTCAATTTTACCAAATCTCAg GTAAATGGTGCTAAGAAGCAGCATGCATGGCCAAGTGACGCGAAATCCATCTTACTTGTGTCGTTTTATTTGGGTTACTTAATATCTCAGATACCTGGAGGATGGATATCAGATAAATTTGGAGCAAGATATGTATTAATAGGATCTGTCACTATTACAACTATCGGAACTGGAGTTTTTCCTGTAATGACAAACCGATGGGGTTGGATGACAGGAGTTGCACTTCGGTTTTTTCTTGGAGCCGCTCAC GGTCCATGTTTGCCAGCGATAAGTTCTCTCGTAAATGCTTGGATACCTCTTAATGAACGACATTTGTGGGGAAGCATTGCGTTCTCAGGATCCAACCTAGGTAATCTCCTAGGAAATACTATTAGTGGGGTCTTGATAGACACATTTTGGTGGGATGTCGCATTTTACTTTTGGGCGGCATACTCGCTGCTGTACttgatttttgttgttttgctCCTATACTCTTATCCCGAAATGCACCCGTTTATAATGACGAAAGAGGTAGAATATATTCAGCAAATGGGAG ccGGTGAAGCGGCAGTAAAAAAGAAAGATCTTAGAACACCATGGAAAAAAATTCTGATGAACAGACCTTACTGGGCTAATGTACTTGCCCAATTTggtcataatttaatatacatCCCCTTAGTCACTTATTTACCAACCTATATGAGTGATATTCTGCAGTTTGACGCTGAACAAAATGGACTTTCTTCTGCGATGCCTTTTGTATGCCTGTGGATAACATCCTTAATTTTAGCATCGACTGCTTGTTACTTTTTAAGATGTATGTctgaaaaattttttgttacattttttggGGCAGGat GCAATGTGGCTTCATCAATATTTCTATTGGGAGCCGGATACTCAGGTTGTAACAGGTACTTAGCTATCGCACTGTTCAacttttgtatgattattaaggCTTTCTATTACGTCACTTTACCTATGAACATTGCCAATCTTTCTAAACATTATGGAGGGATTATGTTTGGAATTTCTAACACAGTTGGTGCAATTAGCGGTATCATAGGAAATGTGAATATTGGGATTTTACTAAAAgag AATCAATTTCACGAATGGCAAACCGCTTTTTGGATAACATTTGGAATCTGTGTAGTGACAacaataatatttgctattttTGGTTCTACTGAAAGGCAAAGTTTTGACTATGAAGAGTCGGATGAGCGAGCATCAACGAAAGCTACAAATACAGCAGATGACATTAAATAG